Proteins from one Ricinus communis isolate WT05 ecotype wild-type chromosome 9, ASM1957865v1, whole genome shotgun sequence genomic window:
- the LOC8265754 gene encoding heterogeneous nuclear ribonucleoprotein 1: protein MDSDQGKLFIGGISWETTEDKLKDYFVQYGDVVQTVVMRDKTTGRPRGFGFVVFADPNILDRVLQDKHTIDGRTVEAKKALSREEQQTNARSGNLNPPRNSGSGGNIRTKKIFVGGLPPALTDDEFRQYFEAYGLVTDVVIMYDQNTQRPRGFGFISFDNEDAVDRVLHKTFHDLNGKQVEVKRALPKDANPGGGNRSMGGGGNIGGGGGGGAGGYQGYGASGGNASSYEGRIDSNRYMQSQGTGGSFPPYGSSGYSGPGYGYGPANNGVGYGGYGSYGGAGAGYGGPAGAAYGNPAVPNAGYASGPPGAPRSSWSSQAPSGYGAMGYGNAASWGANTGAGSGGPGSAPAGQSPSGSAGYGNQGYGYGSYGGNDGSYGNPAGYSAVGGRSGGAPNSNVGAGGELQGSGGGYMGSDYGDANGNPGYGTAGWRSDPSQASGNYGTQANGPHGAQVGYGGGYGGAQARQGQQQ, encoded by the exons ATGGATTCAGATCAGGGGAAATTGTTTATTGGTGGAATTTCATGGGAAACAACTGAGGATAAGCTCAAAGACTACTTTGTTCAATACGGTGACGTTGTGCAAACTGTAGTAATGAGAGATAAGACTACTGGTAGACCTAGGGGATttggttttgttgtttttgCAGATCCTAACATACTTGATAGGGTTCTTCAAGATAAGCATACTATTGATGGTAGAACG GTTGAAGCAAAGAAAGCCTTGTCAAGAGAAGAGCAGCAAACCAATGCCAGATCTGGAAACCTGAATCCTCCCAGAAATTCTGGCAGTGGCGGAAACATCAGGACCAAGAAGATATTTGTTGGGGGGTTGCCACCTGCTCTGACTGATGATGAATTCCGTCAGTATTTTGAAGCTTATGGCCTTGTTACTGATGTAGTAATAATGTATGACCAGAACACCCAAAGGCCTCGTGGATTTGGATTTATTTCCTTTGATAATGAGGATGCGGTTGACCGGGTCTTGCACAAAACTTTTCATGATTTGAATGGTAAGCAAGTTGAAGTGAAACGTGCTCTTCCTAAAGATGCTAATCCTGGTGGGGGAAATCGCTCTATGGGTGGGGGTGGCAACATTggcggcggcggcggcggcggTGCTGGTGGTTATCAAGGGTATGGTGCTTCTGGAGGCAATGCAAGTTCATATGAAGGTCGAATTGATTCAAATAGGTATATGCAGTCTCAGGGCACCGGAGGTAGCTTTCCTCCTTATGGCTCATCTGGTTATAGTGGGCCTGGTTATGGATATGGTCCTGCCAATAATGGTGTTGGGTATGGTGGCTATGGCAGTTATGgtggtgctggtgctggttATGGAGGCCCAGCTGGTGCTGCCTATGGGAACCCAGCCGTCCCAAATGCTGGGTATGCAAGTGGTCCACCTGGTGCCCCCAGAAGCTCATGGAGCAGTCAAGCTCCTTCTGGTTATGGTGCTATGGGCTATGGAAATGCTGCTTCTTGGGGGGCAAATACTGGTGCTGGTAGTGGTGGTCCTGGTTCAGCACCTGCTGGCCAATCTCCTAGCGGAAGTGCTGGGTATGGGAATCAGGGTTATGGATATGGTAGTTATGGTGGAAATGATGGCTCTTATGGGAATCCTGCTGGATATAGTGCTGTTGGAGGGCGTTCGGGGGGTGCTCCAAATAGCAATGTTGGTGCAGGTGGAGAACTACAGGGGAGTGGTGGTGGCTACATGGGAAGTGACTATGGTGATGCAAATGGAAATCCAGGATATGGAACCGCAGGATGGAGATCCGATCCATCACAAGCTTCTGGAAATTATGGGACTCAAGCAAATGGACCTCATGGTGCGCAAGTTGGTTATGGTGGGGGCTATGGTGGTGCTCAGGCCCGACAAGGCCAACAACAATGA
- the LOC8265753 gene encoding kinesin-related protein 4, with amino-acid sequence MGCFLGCFGFPSKRKRRKPANRVQPGDHRLGSYEPLDSASTNLDAKAEPISKDSESSKKPKEPLNYKIKKKVSFNLNVQSYEPIPKEDENINYFWENDDEEKRDEISKENAKEGQSKSLSEDDSVAAKMASYPSSYRYRNCTDSYDDEDEIAYEESDLDDDEDENDDDDSDEDYGSGGDMDNLTTSRDEFSETFKSLSLSSQMRDSLTRENSENLRPLGDLNSVGMNRNARDRSQYVHSVLNPIENLSQWKAAKAKGMPQVKRQRKENVALEQQAQLTQEISVDASLSNWILNTDSCQSTTASITKSSTESISSKKSSFDRTFPWRSRDDMPILDITNLEV; translated from the exons ATGGGTTGCTTTCTTGGCTGCTTCGGCTTTCcttcaaaaagaaagagaagaaaaccaGCCAATAGAGTTCAACCGGGAGATCAT AGACTTGGTAGTTATGAACCTCTTGATTCTGCTTCTACGAATCTTGATGCTAAAGCAGAGCCCATTAGTAAAGACTCTGAATCCAG TAAGAAGCCTAAGGAGCCTTTgaactataaaattaagaagaaaGTCAGCTTTAACTTGAATGTACAAAGTTATGAGCCTATtccaaaagaagatgaaaacataaattatttctgggaaaatgatgatgaagaaaagAGAGATGAAATTAgcaaagaaaatgcaaaagagGGTCAGTCCAAGTCTCTTTCTGAGGACGATTCAGTCGCGGCCAAAATGGCATCTTATCCATCAAGTTATAGATATAGAAACTGCACTGACAGCtatgatgatgaagatgaaATAGCATATGAAGAAAGTGACTTGGATGATGACGAGGATGAAAACGACGATGATGATTCTGATGAGGATTATGGTAGTGGTGGTGATATGGATAATTTAACAACAAGCCGAGATGAGTTTTCTGAGACATTCAAATCTTTGTCTTTGAGTTCACAGATGAGAGATTCTTTGACCAGAGAGAATTCTGAAAATTTGAGGCCCCTTGGAGATTTGAATTCGGTGGGAATGAATAGAAATGCTCGAGATAGGAGTCAGTATGTTCATTCTGTGTTGAATCCAATAGAGAATCTGAGTCAGTGGAAAGCTGCGAAGGCTAAAGGAATGCCACAAGTAAAGCGCCAGAGAAAGGAGAATGTAGCACTAGAGCAACAAGCGCAGTTGACGCAAGAAATTTCAGTTGATGCCAGCCTCTCAAACTGGATACTTAATACTGATTCATGTCAATCAACAACTGCATCCATTACCAAGAGTAGCACTGAAAGTATATCATCAAAGAAAAGTTCATTTGACAGGACATTTCCATGGAGAAGTAGAGATGACATGCCAATTTTAGATATCACAAACTTGGAGGTTTGA
- the LOC8265752 gene encoding uncharacterized protein LOC8265752 → MDKDVMDTNGFTNKPLMTVDSEKVENHSDDREDYSESNTLLPPRTGGMSRNPERVRRKVQWNDNNGNKLAEVLVFEPSDNSDSDEEETDSCICTIM, encoded by the exons ATGGATAAGGATGTTATGGATACTAATGGCTTCACAAATAAGCCTTTGATGACTGTAGACTCTGAAAAAGTTGAGAACCATAGCGATGATAGAGAAGATTATAGTGAATCCAACACTTTGTTGCCTCCTAGAACTGGAGGTATGTCAAGAAATCCAGAAAGAGTGAGGAGAAAAGTCCAGTGGAATGATAACAATGGGAATAAACTTGCTGAAGTTTTAGTATTTGAACCAag TGACAACAGCGATTCTGATGAAGAGGAGACGGATTCTTGCATCTGTACCATAATGTAG
- the LOC8265751 gene encoding actin-related protein 2/3 complex subunit 2B isoform X4, which yields MACFERASPALKEILLKLYRAKKPLDIDHHLYEFGSVEYHIQSSATDPHHKFLSISTPLLSQGVLQSYGFSPYTTRMIKEVCSDAVEIVEPPREGYQLTLKLNFAKIPSEKDSEKVIRRISSVQAVILSSQLKEMLENVNSQGTSEGTNKPIKLVYHPREPFYVVKKTQKITAVFPMRFKEPSDVIIATAFFQELMDVGSSEKWAKAPPCTWSPIPPPELRGETLEDLSTNGGFVSFDISSRHVEGKKLDKTVWSLLNFYAYVKNHVKCTRGFIQRRMQKRLESLVEVLEETWFFLLLFFLDAGCKYVKKLVSFPKTVMLKRRCAELTRKIKQIRFRIKIHGFRRFRRRWLTMPKCSSPLGYTKLD from the exons ATGGCATGCTTCGAGAGGGCGTCGCCCGCGCTGAAGGAGATCCTGCTCAAGTTATATCG TGCTAAAAAACCTTTGGATATTGATCATCACTTGTATGAATTTGGGTCTGTAGAATACCACATTCAG TCTTCAGCAACAGACCCACATCATAAATTCCTGTCAATATCAACTCCGCTTCTGTCCCAAGGAGTTCTGCAATCATATGGGTTCTCCCCATACACTACACGGATGATAAAGGAAGTTTGCTCTGATGCTGTAGAGATTGTTGAACCGCCAAGAGAAGGATACCAGCTCACTCTAAAACTTAACTTTGCCAAGATTCCAAGTGAAAAAG ATTCTGAAAAAGTGATTAGACGAATTTCTTCAGTGCAAGCAGTAATACTGAGTTCCCAGCTGAAAGAAATGTTGGAGAATGTCAATTCCCAGGGTACGTCTGAGGGGACAAATAAACCAATCAAACTCGTCTATCACCCAAGAGAGCCCTTTTATGTCGTCAAAAAG ACACAAAAAATCACTGCAGTATTTCCAATGCGCTTTAAAGAACCTTCAGATGTGATTATTGCGACAGCCTTTTTTCAG GAACTCATGGATGTTGGAAGTTCAGAAAAATGGGCTAAAGCACCGCCATGTACTTGGTCCCCTATTCCTCCACCAGAACTGAGAGGAGAGACTTTAGAAGATTTAAGCACCAATGGAgggtttgtttcttttg ATATTTCATCACGGCATGTTGAAGGTAAAAAACTAGATAAGACTGTATGGAGTCTATTAAACTTCTATGCCTATGTGAAAAATCATGTAAAG TGCACTAGAGGTTTCATACAGAGAAGGATGCAAAAGCGTTTGGAAAGCTTGGTTGAGGTACTCGAAGAAAcatggttttttcttttacttttctttttaga TGCAGGTTgtaaatatgttaaaaaacTGGTCAGTTTTCCAAAAACTGTAATGCTTAAACGGAGATGTGCTGAGCTGACCAGAAAGATCAAGCAAATTCGTTTTCGAATTAAAATCCATGGATTTAGGCGTTTTCGGAGACGTTGGTTGACAATGCCAAAATGTTCTTCTCCACTCGGATATACTAAACTAGATTAA
- the LOC8265751 gene encoding actin-related protein 2/3 complex subunit 2B isoform X3 — MACFERASPALKEILLKLYRAKKPLDIDHHLYEFGSVEYHIQSSATDPHHKFLSISTPLLSQGVLQSYGFSPYTTRMIKEVCSDAVEIVEPPREGYQLTLKLNFAKIPSEKDSEKVIRRISSVQAVILSSQLKEMLENVNSQGTSEGTNKPIKLVYHPREPFYVVKKELMDVGSSEKWAKAPPCTWSPIPPPELRGETLEDLSTNGGFVSFDISSRHVEGKKLDKTVWSLLNFYAYVKNHVKCTRGFIQRRMQKRLESLVEGLQKGNSEQNEDGTKVKASAGCKYVKKLVSFPKTVMLKRRCAELTRKIKQIRFRIKIHGFRRFRRRWLTMPKCSSPLGYTKLD; from the exons ATGGCATGCTTCGAGAGGGCGTCGCCCGCGCTGAAGGAGATCCTGCTCAAGTTATATCG TGCTAAAAAACCTTTGGATATTGATCATCACTTGTATGAATTTGGGTCTGTAGAATACCACATTCAG TCTTCAGCAACAGACCCACATCATAAATTCCTGTCAATATCAACTCCGCTTCTGTCCCAAGGAGTTCTGCAATCATATGGGTTCTCCCCATACACTACACGGATGATAAAGGAAGTTTGCTCTGATGCTGTAGAGATTGTTGAACCGCCAAGAGAAGGATACCAGCTCACTCTAAAACTTAACTTTGCCAAGATTCCAAGTGAAAAAG ATTCTGAAAAAGTGATTAGACGAATTTCTTCAGTGCAAGCAGTAATACTGAGTTCCCAGCTGAAAGAAATGTTGGAGAATGTCAATTCCCAGGGTACGTCTGAGGGGACAAATAAACCAATCAAACTCGTCTATCACCCAAGAGAGCCCTTTTATGTCGTCAAAAAG GAACTCATGGATGTTGGAAGTTCAGAAAAATGGGCTAAAGCACCGCCATGTACTTGGTCCCCTATTCCTCCACCAGAACTGAGAGGAGAGACTTTAGAAGATTTAAGCACCAATGGAgggtttgtttcttttg ATATTTCATCACGGCATGTTGAAGGTAAAAAACTAGATAAGACTGTATGGAGTCTATTAAACTTCTATGCCTATGTGAAAAATCATGTAAAG TGCACTAGAGGTTTCATACAGAGAAGGATGCAAAAGCGTTTGGAAAGCTTGGTTGAG GGCCTGCAAAAGGGAAATTCGGAACAAAATGAGGATGGTACAAAGGTTAAAG CAAGTGCAGGTTgtaaatatgttaaaaaacTGGTCAGTTTTCCAAAAACTGTAATGCTTAAACGGAGATGTGCTGAGCTGACCAGAAAGATCAAGCAAATTCGTTTTCGAATTAAAATCCATGGATTTAGGCGTTTTCGGAGACGTTGGTTGACAATGCCAAAATGTTCTTCTCCACTCGGATATACTAAACTAGATTAA
- the LOC8265751 gene encoding actin-related protein 2/3 complex subunit 2B isoform X2: MACFERASPALKEILLKLYRAKKPLDIDHHLYEFGSVEYHIQSSATDPHHKFLSISTPLLSQGVLQSYGFSPYTTRMIKEVCSDAVEIVEPPREGYQLTLKLNFAKIPSEKVQAVILSSQLKEMLENVNSQGTSEGTNKPIKLVYHPREPFYVVKKTQKITAVFPMRFKEPSDVIIATAFFQELMDVGSSEKWAKAPPCTWSPIPPPELRGETLEDLSTNGGFVSFDISSRHVEGKKLDKTVWSLLNFYAYVKNHVKCTRGFIQRRMQKRLESLVEGLQKGNSEQNEDGTKVKASAGCKYVKKLVSFPKTVMLKRRCAELTRKIKQIRFRIKIHGFRRFRRRWLTMPKCSSPLGYTKLD; encoded by the exons ATGGCATGCTTCGAGAGGGCGTCGCCCGCGCTGAAGGAGATCCTGCTCAAGTTATATCG TGCTAAAAAACCTTTGGATATTGATCATCACTTGTATGAATTTGGGTCTGTAGAATACCACATTCAG TCTTCAGCAACAGACCCACATCATAAATTCCTGTCAATATCAACTCCGCTTCTGTCCCAAGGAGTTCTGCAATCATATGGGTTCTCCCCATACACTACACGGATGATAAAGGAAGTTTGCTCTGATGCTGTAGAGATTGTTGAACCGCCAAGAGAAGGATACCAGCTCACTCTAAAACTTAACTTTGCCAAGATTCCAAGTGAAAAAG TGCAAGCAGTAATACTGAGTTCCCAGCTGAAAGAAATGTTGGAGAATGTCAATTCCCAGGGTACGTCTGAGGGGACAAATAAACCAATCAAACTCGTCTATCACCCAAGAGAGCCCTTTTATGTCGTCAAAAAG ACACAAAAAATCACTGCAGTATTTCCAATGCGCTTTAAAGAACCTTCAGATGTGATTATTGCGACAGCCTTTTTTCAG GAACTCATGGATGTTGGAAGTTCAGAAAAATGGGCTAAAGCACCGCCATGTACTTGGTCCCCTATTCCTCCACCAGAACTGAGAGGAGAGACTTTAGAAGATTTAAGCACCAATGGAgggtttgtttcttttg ATATTTCATCACGGCATGTTGAAGGTAAAAAACTAGATAAGACTGTATGGAGTCTATTAAACTTCTATGCCTATGTGAAAAATCATGTAAAG TGCACTAGAGGTTTCATACAGAGAAGGATGCAAAAGCGTTTGGAAAGCTTGGTTGAG GGCCTGCAAAAGGGAAATTCGGAACAAAATGAGGATGGTACAAAGGTTAAAG CAAGTGCAGGTTgtaaatatgttaaaaaacTGGTCAGTTTTCCAAAAACTGTAATGCTTAAACGGAGATGTGCTGAGCTGACCAGAAAGATCAAGCAAATTCGTTTTCGAATTAAAATCCATGGATTTAGGCGTTTTCGGAGACGTTGGTTGACAATGCCAAAATGTTCTTCTCCACTCGGATATACTAAACTAGATTAA
- the LOC8265751 gene encoding actin-related protein 2/3 complex subunit 2B isoform X1 has product MACFERASPALKEILLKLYRAKKPLDIDHHLYEFGSVEYHIQSSATDPHHKFLSISTPLLSQGVLQSYGFSPYTTRMIKEVCSDAVEIVEPPREGYQLTLKLNFAKIPSEKDSEKVIRRISSVQAVILSSQLKEMLENVNSQGTSEGTNKPIKLVYHPREPFYVVKKTQKITAVFPMRFKEPSDVIIATAFFQELMDVGSSEKWAKAPPCTWSPIPPPELRGETLEDLSTNGGFVSFDISSRHVEGKKLDKTVWSLLNFYAYVKNHVKCTRGFIQRRMQKRLESLVEGLQKGNSEQNEDGTKVKASAGCKYVKKLVSFPKTVMLKRRCAELTRKIKQIRFRIKIHGFRRFRRRWLTMPKCSSPLGYTKLD; this is encoded by the exons ATGGCATGCTTCGAGAGGGCGTCGCCCGCGCTGAAGGAGATCCTGCTCAAGTTATATCG TGCTAAAAAACCTTTGGATATTGATCATCACTTGTATGAATTTGGGTCTGTAGAATACCACATTCAG TCTTCAGCAACAGACCCACATCATAAATTCCTGTCAATATCAACTCCGCTTCTGTCCCAAGGAGTTCTGCAATCATATGGGTTCTCCCCATACACTACACGGATGATAAAGGAAGTTTGCTCTGATGCTGTAGAGATTGTTGAACCGCCAAGAGAAGGATACCAGCTCACTCTAAAACTTAACTTTGCCAAGATTCCAAGTGAAAAAG ATTCTGAAAAAGTGATTAGACGAATTTCTTCAGTGCAAGCAGTAATACTGAGTTCCCAGCTGAAAGAAATGTTGGAGAATGTCAATTCCCAGGGTACGTCTGAGGGGACAAATAAACCAATCAAACTCGTCTATCACCCAAGAGAGCCCTTTTATGTCGTCAAAAAG ACACAAAAAATCACTGCAGTATTTCCAATGCGCTTTAAAGAACCTTCAGATGTGATTATTGCGACAGCCTTTTTTCAG GAACTCATGGATGTTGGAAGTTCAGAAAAATGGGCTAAAGCACCGCCATGTACTTGGTCCCCTATTCCTCCACCAGAACTGAGAGGAGAGACTTTAGAAGATTTAAGCACCAATGGAgggtttgtttcttttg ATATTTCATCACGGCATGTTGAAGGTAAAAAACTAGATAAGACTGTATGGAGTCTATTAAACTTCTATGCCTATGTGAAAAATCATGTAAAG TGCACTAGAGGTTTCATACAGAGAAGGATGCAAAAGCGTTTGGAAAGCTTGGTTGAG GGCCTGCAAAAGGGAAATTCGGAACAAAATGAGGATGGTACAAAGGTTAAAG CAAGTGCAGGTTgtaaatatgttaaaaaacTGGTCAGTTTTCCAAAAACTGTAATGCTTAAACGGAGATGTGCTGAGCTGACCAGAAAGATCAAGCAAATTCGTTTTCGAATTAAAATCCATGGATTTAGGCGTTTTCGGAGACGTTGGTTGACAATGCCAAAATGTTCTTCTCCACTCGGATATACTAAACTAGATTAA
- the LOC8265750 gene encoding uncharacterized protein LOC8265750: MASMATHFTATLFLLPIGLRRLYCSTSHFLKNPSLFRSKSWYLSDPKWKNLDLFILTIALPVASFSEVFIFLTFNGRPTYHFSFLQQALVLFLYWVLTILFLLHGNVDPLLVNDSFLFVCSGIVFFLENLVIGKGISGLVSEVVYRLCGDLTIICGCCCLYLAIKPSAFFIEFCLCCGLVLKGTWFLQAGLCLYTDVFAFKGCHKITVLMDNENAVLKCDLEEDGLRGVALVNLLFIGHAIGVLLVSLGMFAILSSHRNSRHGETSGPLLAGLESDSTLMRTPPEFELE; the protein is encoded by the coding sequence atggcttCAATGGCGACCCATTTCACGGCCACCCTTTTTCTCCTTCCTATAGGGCTGAGACGCCTCTACTGCTCCACCTCTCATTTCCTCAAGAACCCATCTCTTTTCAGATCCAAAAGTTGGTATCTTTCTGATCCTAAATGGAAAaatcttgatttatttatcCTTACAATAGCTCTCCCAGTTGCTTCTTTCTCTGaagttttcattttcttgacATTTAATGGTCGCCCAACTTACCATTTCTCGTTCTTGCAACAAGCTttggttctttttctttactgggttttaacaattttgtttcttttacaTGGTAACGTTGACCCATTACTTGTTAATGATAGTTTCTTGTTTGTATGTtctgggattgttttctttttggagaATTTAGTAATTGGGAAAGGGATTTCTGGTCTTGTCAGTGAGGTTGTTTATCGTTTGTGTGGTGATTTGACTATCATTTGTGGTTGTTGTTGTCTGTACTTGGCTATTAAGCCTAGTGCTTTTTTTATCGAGTTTTGTTTGTGTTGTGGGTTGGTTCTTAAAGGGACTTGGTTTTTACAAGCTGGATTGTGTTTGTATACTGATGTTTTTGCTTTTAAAGGGTGTCATAAGATAACGGTTTTGATGGATAATGAAAATGCTGTATTAAAGTGCGATCTTGAAGAGGATGGATTAAGGGGCGTGGCATTGGTTAATTTGTTGTTTATTGGGCATGCCATTGGGGTCTTGCTTGTAAGCTTGGGGATGTTTGCTATATTATCAAGTCATCGGAATTCAAGGCATGGTGAGACAAGTGGTCCATTGCTGGCAGGGCTTGAATCTGATAGTACTTTGATGCGCACGCCTCCTGAATTTGAGCTGGAATGA